The DNA region AATTAGCTTAGCCATGTGGTTTGGTATCATGGACTGCCTTGCTATGGTTGGTAAAGTATATACCAAttttaaagagagaaaaattgATACCCAAAGAAGTACAAAGTTTGCAATTCAAGTGATTTAACTTTGTGTTTtatattttagggtttttaaagcatttattttttaatttttagttttagtgacccgtttgataatcatttaaatttttagttttttttttctttctgaaaatgaaaaatatgtttggtaatttattttactttttagtttcaaacaaaatgaaaactaaaaactaaaaattgaaagttatattttgaaaactaaaaaatgtAAGTTATGTTGCAGTCCTAAATTCATTAGGAGTGTAattatgtaaatcctagtatattaTGTATAAAATTTTATCTTCTCTCTGTCCTTGACACTggccctctccctctctttttcCTCAATAAAATAGCACTAcaatataaattaaaatgaaatgtttatcaagcaaagaattTAAATTCGATATAATAaggaataaaaaggaaaaaagaactAAATGATTAGGAAAAATGAGGGTGCAAATTGTAATAACAAATTATGAAGAAGAAATAGATAGAAACAAGgggtgaaaagaagaaaaaaagtgaaggaaaaaaataatactaaagagaccaaaaatttaaattaattttacgaaccaaataatgtgtcatcaataaaaaataaacacgttaattaaaatttaataattcACTTATTAACAttcatatcatttaatttataaaataaaatttaaaaatttgatcacgTTAGCATTACCGGAAGAAAAATAAGGAGTGATGAGTAAGAGAGCATTATACTATTCCTTTTCggtgggttttttatttttttggcaaaAGTCGCCTTATTCCTCTCTCGTtaaaatttatcaaatgctTAAATACAAACCACAAAACCCCATAATTTCAGACTCACCATGTGTTGTATGCACAAAAACATAGCTCAACTCTCACGCGCCTCCCATCTCTCGTCCCCCTCTCTCTTCCCCACTCTCTCACACATAaacagagaggaagagagagactgTAGGAAGAAGCAAACGTTTTCTCACTTCACTACCTGCCTGTCGTTTTTGTTGCATCGAAAAAGAAACGGAAGtcacttctctcttctctctcttttctcccttTAAAATCTCCTTCTTTTGCATTTGGGTTTTTGCTCACCAGCTGACGAGCAAACATGTTTCACCAGCCGAATCTAGAGCTACCCATTTCATGGTTTTCTACCATTTGAAGGAAATCTTGTGCTTTTTTTACCTTTTGCTTCGTTTAAGGAGGGTTGGTCGGTGAAAGGTCAAATTTTGTTCGGCTCGTTTGTTTTTCGCAGCTGTCATATATTGAATCTCTGAACAAATCTGAGGGAACCCATTTGGCCGGTGGCGGTGGAGGAGGCGGGATTCGAATAAAAGGTGCGTGCTTTGTTAGATTTTGTTGCAGGAAATTAGTTTTTctctgcttttgtttttgtggtttttttttattttttttatttttgtgccaTTGATGTCAGGTGGAAATATAGTTTGTTGATGTATTGTTATCTGGTTTTGTGGCGATATTGTGatgttttgattgattggtaTCCATGGACTAATAGCTCTTCAtctaacattataaaacaaatTGCAAGTCACAAATCTCTCCTAGGGTTtgatttctttgaaaaaaaacacaagTTTTTGCTTTGAAATCTGATTAAAAAattcccttttttattttgttgcttttgctttggatgTGGGTTGTAAACTATGCTGCTGAAAAGTGTTGATTTTCTGATTTCTTCACTGGGTATGCATTTCGGTTTGATATTCTTCTTTGCATCATTGCATGCGATCTTATATGTGGTTGATTGGTTGTGTAACTgatttttctgttttggcatGAGATAAAATTTCTGACATTTGCAAGATTTAATGATGTTATGCTGCATTCTCTGTCATGTCTGTAATTTTGAAGATATGGGAGTTTCTTTTCGAATTTCGGGTATTCAATTACCAAGACCGTCTGTACTTTCTGGCTGCATCtactgtcctttcctttgttttaCCTTTCAAAtggagtgtttgaaggtttacCATGGCATTTCTTATAGAATGAATATTGATTTGGATTCTGGATAATGAATCTTTGCTGTGGGAATAACGAATAAAAATCTTGGAAGGTGAATAAATTTCTGCTTATGTGTAGCCTTTTAATTAGTCGGAATCATGTTTCGTTCCCCTTATGTGATTATATAATTTGTAATTAATAAAGGTAGGGAGAGCAGTATTGTCTGCTGATTATAGTGTCTTGAATCAGTCAGTCACAATTAGATGAGAGAGTTAATATAGCTGACATCTGGAGTTGATATGCCATCTTTGATTCCTCAATTTTGAATTGGTCTCAGTCTCCGACTTTGTATTGGTTTAGACCACAGGTTTCATAACCAATATTGTTACTGATGCTAATCTTGCGATCGCTAACTTGAGTAGTCTAACAGTAATGCAAGAGATTCTCATTTAACATAATTTGGTGTATTATATTTTCTAGATGAGATTTTTTTGTATTATAATTGTGTCCAGGTTCCTTTCACTTTACTCCTTTTGATCATGGAGGGAGAAACATCGTGGTTTAGCCATCCCTTTGATAACATGGCAAGAGGGACTACAGAGTATGATGCATTCTCGGAGCTCAGTGATGAAGGAAATAGAGAAGCTAATGCAGTTTCAGTGGATTTGATACTTCCTGATGACCTGTTGGAACGGATATTAGCGTATCTACCAGTTGCAAGCATTTTCAGAGCACGTAGTGTGTGCAAAAGGTGGCATGAAATTCTTAGTTCAAGAAGGTTTCTGTGGAACTTTTCGAACGTGCTATCTCAAAAACCTTGGTATTTTATGTTTACAAGTTCTAATGATCCAACTGGTTATGCATATGATCCTATCCTCAGAAAGTGGTATGGTATTGAGCTCCCCTGTATTGAGACATCCAATTGGTTAATTGCGTCATCATGCGGTTTGGTTTGCTTTATGGACAATGAAAGTAGAACTGAGTTATATGTCTGCAACCCTATTACCAAAACATGCAGGAAGCTTCAGGAGCCCCCTGGCTTGAGATTTTCTGATTACAGTGCACCAGCAGTTTCCGTTAACAGGAAGTCACATGGTTATACTATCTCAATTGTGAAATCTAAGCAAGTTGCTGGAAATTTTTTCCAATGGGATGTGTCCATTCATATTTATGATTCAGAAACAATGATGTGGGTGACCTCTTTGACAGAGGTTCTGACAGGATGGAGAGGTGGAGATGAGAGTGTAATCTGTGACGGGGTTTTGTACTTCTTGATTTACTCAACTGGGGGTGGGTCACCAGACAATCGTCATGGCCTAATCACATATAATTTATCTGCTTGTTCTACCCATGGGTTGTTGATACGCAGTATAATTCCTGTACCTTGCTCTCTTACATGTGGCCGTCTGATGAACTTGAAAGAGAGGTTGGTTATGGTGGGAGGGATTGGTAAACAAGATCGGCCTGACATAATTAAGGGGATTGGTATCTGGCTTCTAAAGGGGAAAGAGTGGCAAGAGATTGCACGAATGCCTCACAAGTTCTTCCAAGGGTTTGGGGAGTTTGATGATGTTTTCGCCAGCAGCGGCACAGATGATCTCATATACATTCAGAGCTACGGATCTCCTGCTCTTCTTGTATTTGACATGAACCTGAGGCATTGGAGATGGTCCCAGAAGTGCCCTGTAACAAAGAGGTTCCCACTTCAGCTCTTTACTGGTTTTTGTTTCGAACCGAGGCTCGAAATTTCTCCTTGATTGTGTGGATTGATAGGATGTGGTGGTGGCATTACACCAATTTGTCTGAATTTCCTGTGTTTCACCCTCGTTTTCTTTTCCCATTAGTTTCCAGTTAGCACATGTGTGTTCTAAAAGTTGTATACATATAATGTACCCGCAGATAAAAAGCTGCTTATTCATGGTTATGGCTATATTATTCTTTCAATTGGAATTTGTCTCTAGTAAATTCAATCTTATGAATTCCTGACATGTAATTTATAAACCTTTTAGATTTGGGTCTCTTGTGTGGGGAATTCCATCATACAATTGGGGATTATATCTACGCTTTTTATCTCATATTACGTGACGTGAGAGAGAGATTTAGAGGGGGATATTTTTGAGATTGTCTGCGTATGACAGATAAACATTGTCTGAACCGGTAGGTCAACAAAAATTTGATCCGTAGATGGTTTAGACATTATTTATATATCATACGTGTTTGTAGATATGACGGAATTTCCCTACATATGTGAGGGGGGCACATTGATTTCTAGTGTCCCTTTCAAGTTTCAATCACGCCCATGGTTTTGAAGATGTTTTCCTAGCCAAGGAAATTGGTCAATTTCTGGCAATGAGCCAATAACAGAAGCTTCCATGTTTCAGCAGATTTCCTCTTGTTTTATCTTTTTGCAAATTCACTTGTTTTCAACGTAAAAATAATTGAGAATCTGATTAGGCACTTAAAAAGTGGAGATTAACAGGGAAGCTTGTGTTTGCCTTGTGTGGGTTGGTTGAGAAGTGACGAAGATCGACACTCTggttttaaaattctaattttaaTAGAGGTAGATTTTGCTTGGTGGACATGTGACTATGGAAGATTGTGTTTTATGAATCCATGCTGCTTTTTTTCCCTGTGGCCCGAAGACTTGTGCCACTACcaaatattttaaagaaaaggatttttttattgaaatgcCTTGGGTTTTCAACGAATCTTAATGTTATGATTTGGAAACCGGTATCGTATTCTTTATGTACTTAAGTTTGAATTATTTCTTTGCAGTTTAGCGGAATATTgctattgaaaaataaaaaatttctaaatgGATCGACATCTCCATAGCTGTATGTTTTGTATGTCTCTATAATTGCCTTCACTCAAGTTCAAAATTTTTTTGGATATTACAATTTTATATGTTTAAAATTATTCACTTTATGTtaatgatattgatttgttcaAATAGAAGTGGGGGCAAGTTGACTAAATTAGGATTAAAAACATCCAATGAGATCATTACAATCAATAAGCCAATATGCCATGGCTTGGGTGGCACCAATTAGGTTAACTACTTATTTTCTTGTCTACTTTTTGTAAAAATATCTAATGCTCCATTCAGGCGATGACAAaaaactttcttttttcttttttaataattaaaacaaaacgtCTCGTCAGATTTTATGATACAACCAAtattgataaaagaaaaaatcaaataCAGAATTTGGAATGCAGAGATGTATACTCTTAATTACTTGACATGCAAGCAATTTGCAGTTACATGGCTATTCTAAGAACATGCATCCATAGAAGTTTATAATTGTATTCAATGAAAAAATCAAGGAAGAATATACATTCTCGTGATTTGTAtccaaaaatcaattaaaatttgaaaatttgaattatGAGATTAcgaaacataattttttttattagatcAATACTTCTAATTGAATAAGTACGAGTAAAGGATCCATGGATAAAGATGCTCTCCGTTTCCCTTGTAGTCTATCTAAAAGGTTGGCaatgtctttgcttggaggctAGTGTAAGAGAAGAATCTAAACACAAAGTCATTTAGATGAAGTTCTATTTTTGTCGAATTGCTTTGGTGGATATGgtctttttaattaattcactGCGTTTCGGGTATAACCTCTTTTTTCCCCTTTCCATTAGTATAGCTTCAAATATTaatagggaaattttatttggaccCAAAGTTTTTCTCTCTACACCCAACTAATATTTTCTCTCGATTAAACTTCCGAATTTGTccttaaacaaataaaaataaataaaatttaagtctAAATTGGATCCCTACACCCAATAAACCCCATCGCCACCATTGCACGCCTCCGTTATTTCTGACGAATCCAACCTAAACCCCATCAACACTTAAATCAACAAATTAAGAGTGAAGGAGTCCCAATGTGAGGCTTAAAGCAAACTTAAGCTGCAAAATAAAGAGATATCATATAGTTAATAGATTTTACAGCTGTATTTTTTGGTTTTACAGTCTTGTAACTAATCTCTATGTTAAGAGATTAAATTAAGTATAATTAGTTACTAAGCCTAATTAGACAAATGTATATAAACTGAGTTGTATTTTCTTTCTCATTAAGAAAAGATATAATAAAAGATCCTCTTTTCTTATATGGTATCACCGCCTTTCTGCTTTACCGCTTCTCGATCCTTCGATCTCAGTTTTTCggccaccgccaccgccaccgccaccacctCCGCTTCTTAATCTTCTTCGTTCTTTGCGCTTCAGTCATGGCATCTTCGACTTCTTCTCCTATACAACCTGATTTTGTTCCTTCTCATCCTGCAAATTCTTTCCCCAATTTTGCATCGATGAACCCTAATTTCTCTAATTCTTCTTCGATCTCGTCAATTTCTTCCATAACTGTTCAGAATATTAGCTGCATGGTTCCTACAAAGCTCAAGCGTGATAATTACCTCGTCTGGAAAGCTCTATTTGCTCCGATTTTCCGACGATACAAACTGACGGGCATTGTTGATGGCTCTGAAGTTTGCCCGCCGTCTTATGTTCTTGATGCATCTGGTCACAATATTCCGAATCCGGCGTTCGAGATTTGGTATGAAAAAGATCAGAATATCTTGATCTGGTTGAATTCTACGCTTTCTGAAGATATAATTCCATTCACCGTTGGTGTCACATCGGCTCGAGATCTATGGCTGAATCTTGAGCATCGATTTGGTGGAGTCTCTGCCGCTCATATCCATCAACTTCGTTCTCGCCTTCACTCTGTTCACAAGGGCGATCTCTCTATTTCTGATTATTTGCAGAAGATTAAAGGCCTTGCTGATTCGTTAATGGCTGCTGGAGCTCCTGTATCTGACCATGATTTGATTGCTGTTACTCTCAATGGATTGCCTGATGAGTATGAGTCTTTCATTGACTCTATCATGCTCCGCCTTTCGACCACAACATTAGATGAACTTCATGGATTGCTGCTCAACAAGGAGGTCTTTATGCTTCGCAAGAAAAAAGGTGTCAATTCTTCTGCTTCTGAGCCTTTTCAAGCTTTTGCTACGCAGTCTCAACCTCCACTTCTTCCTACACCACAGTTCTACAATTTTCCTCAAGCCTATGCGGCTCATCAGTCATTCTCCAATCCTCCACCAAAGTTCTCCAACAATAATCGTGGTCGCGGTTCTTTCCAACGCCGTGGTAATGCTAAGAATTTCAATGCTTCTCGTGGTCATTTTTCCAATTCTGGAGGTCCTCATGGCAATTACAGGAACAACTATGTCAATCGCAATACTTCTGGTGGTAATCGCAACAGTTTTGGTGGCCGCACTTCTTGTCAAATTTGCAACTCCTTTGATCACGAAGCTCTGGATTGCTATGAGAGAATGAACCCTGCTTTTGCTGGCCGAATTCCTCCTGCAAAGTTAGCTGCTATGTGTGCTCACACTGGTTCTAAACAGTCTCCTACTCCTTGGTTGATGGACTCGGGTGCCACCTCTCATATCACTAATGACATTTCTGCTATCCAATCTCCACATCCGTACTCTGGCGAAGACAAAGTGTATATTGGTGATGGACAAGGTATGGCAATCCATCACACTGGTAATTCTACAGTTTCAACACCCCTTGCTAATTTCAGATTGAGTAACATTCTTCATGTTCCACTGATGAAATTTAATTTGCTCTCTGCTTATCAATTCTTGAAAGATAACTATTGTTCTTTGACCCTTGATTCTGATGGCTCTGAAATCAAGGATCGTTCTTCGGGGAGGACGCTTTTTCGCGGTCCAGTTAAAGAAGGTTTCTATCCCTTTCAAGGTCTCTCCAATGTTTCTGCTCCTCATTCTGCGCTCTTCAGTACCAAAGCATCGTTGCAAACATGGCATAAAAGACTTGGTCATCCATCTTCTGCTATGTTTCGGAGAATATTACATAAGCATAGTCTTGCTCCCAGTGGTGACAAACTTGTATCTTTCTTTTGCACCGATTGTGCTATAGGCAAGAATCACAAGTTGTCTTTTTCTTCTAGCACCAGTTCTGTTTCTACTAGTTTAGAATTGCTCCATTGTGATGTTTGGGGTCCATCTCCCATCTCTTCTGTCAGTGGCTACAAGTTCTACTTGTTAATTGTGGATGAGTTTACAAAATATACCTGGTTGTTTCCCATGAAATATAAATCTGAGGTGTTCTCTCTTTTTGTCTCCTTCAAAGCTTATGTTGAAAATATGACTGGCAATACAATCAAAGTCTTGAGATCCGATTCAGGGGGTGAATTTACTAGCTCGCAGTTCAATTCATTTCTATCTCGCTATGGTATTTTTCATCAGTATAGCTGCCCTCATACACCGGAACAGAATGGATGTGTCGAACGAAAGCACCGGCATCTCACAGAGACTGCACGGACTCTCTTGGCTTCTTCTCGCGTTCCCCATCAGTTCTGGGTTGAAGCTTTTTCCACTGCCCTGTATCTCATCAACCGACTACCAATCTCTCAACTGGACAGATCTCCCTGGGAACTTCTATTTCGTAAATCTCCTGATTATTCAAGATTAAAGGTCTTTGGCTGCAGCTGCTATCCTTGGCTTAAACCGTATACTTCTTCTAAACTGGATGGCAAAAGCACTCattgtgtttttcttggttaCAGTCTTCAGCATAAGGGGTATCGGTGCTTAGATATTCAAACTCAGCGCATTTATATATCAAGACATGTGTTGTTTAATGAAGGACACTTTCCTTTTCATGATGCACAACATATTCAGCCTTCTTCAATGCCACAAGGTTCGGATTCTCCTTCTCCACCCTTCACTCTTCCATTTCCCATTTCTTCCCATGCTCCAGCATCATCTACAGCGTCACCAGTCCCTTCTTCATTCCCTGTTTCCTCTATGCCGTCTTCCTCTCAACCTTCTCCTCCACCTTCATCTTTACATTTGCCATCTCGTTCTTCCTCTTCACCTCAACCTCATATTCCTACCAACTCTCATCCTATGATTACCCGATCTAAAGCAGGTATTTTTAAACCTAAAGCactctcagcaaccaaacatccAATTGCTATGGAAAACTTTGTGCCTACTACTTATCTGCAAGCATCCAAACATGCTCACTGGAATCAAGCTATGTTAGAAGAATTTCAAGCTCTTCAAAGCACCGGTACTTGGTCTCTTGTCCCCTCTTCTCCTCATCAAAACATtgttggttgtaaatgggtatTTCGCATTAAGCGCAAATCCGATGGCACTGTTGATCGATACAAGGCCCGTCTTGT from Malus domestica chromosome 01, GDT2T_hap1 includes:
- the LOC103426547 gene encoding F-box/kelch-repeat protein At3g61590-like, which produces MEGETSWFSHPFDNMARGTTEYDAFSELSDEGNREANAVSVDLILPDDLLERILAYLPVASIFRARSVCKRWHEILSSRRFLWNFSNVLSQKPWYFMFTSSNDPTGYAYDPILRKWYGIELPCIETSNWLIASSCGLVCFMDNESRTELYVCNPITKTCRKLQEPPGLRFSDYSAPAVSVNRKSHGYTISIVKSKQVAGNFFQWDVSIHIYDSETMMWVTSLTEVLTGWRGGDESVICDGVLYFLIYSTGGGSPDNRHGLITYNLSACSTHGLLIRSIIPVPCSLTCGRLMNLKERLVMVGGIGKQDRPDIIKGIGIWLLKGKEWQEIARMPHKFFQGFGEFDDVFASSGTDDLIYIQSYGSPALLVFDMNLRHWRWSQKCPVTKRFPLQLFTGFCFEPRLEISP